From the Drosophila subpulchrella strain 33 F10 #4 breed RU33 unplaced genomic scaffold, RU_Dsub_v1.1 Primary Assembly Seq38, whole genome shotgun sequence genome, one window contains:
- the LOC119561873 gene encoding uncharacterized protein LOC119561873, producing MAAHQPSGESSPGQGWSTARPTQTSRRISGRGVPEPVISSDSDVELVEDQRVEQRRWRLRRAVNRADGRIPTGAAEVEWASKEPPQDQQAPGSHAESLEYRRNGEEWRLKEMEESPEWRTQLQTANEEEQQLWESPGYPPRDMRPSLASRHQKWQKTGRPHFRGACPKSHSHRGTRDHRSGRQPDHPVDQQQHEQRQQQQPDPPKQQQGDPMRHHPGGAPILGGERSPGPQEPDGPQDPRQTGELGPTDTEHLTDDTKNRAGDVSARRDRERDG from the exons ATGGCTGCCCACCAGCCGTCCGGAGAATCCAgcccggggcaaggatggtcgACAGCTCGGCCTACCCAAACCTCGCGGCGGATCTCCGGGCGGGGCGTTCCCGAGCCGGTCATCAGCTCCGACAGCGACGTCGAGTTGGTGGAAGACCAGCGGGTGGAGCAgcggcgatggcggcttcgAAGAGCCGTCAACCGGGCCGACGGTCGCATCCCGACTGGCGCGGCGGAGGTCGAATGGGCCAGCAAGGAGCCGCCCCAGGACCAGCAGGCTCCAGGTAGCCATGCCGAGTCCTTGGAATATCGCCGGAATGGCGAGGAGTGGCGGTTGAAGGAGATGGAGGAGTCGCCGGAGTGGCGGACCCAACTGCAGACGGCCAATGAGGAAGAGCAGCAGCTGTGGGAGAGTCCGGGGTACCCACCCCGAGATATGCGGCCGAGCCTTGCATCCCGCCACCAGAAGTGGCAGAAGACTGGGCGCCCTCACTTCCGCGGTGCCTGCCCGAAATCCCACTCACACCGCGGTACGAGGGATCACCGCAGTGGACGCCAGCCCGACCACCCCGTCGAT cagcaacaacacgagcaacgccagcagcaacaacccgATCCGCCGAAGCAACAGCAAGGGGACCCGATGAGACATCATCCCGGCGGAGCCCCAATTCTGGGAGGAGAGAGGTCCCCGGGACCCCAGGAGCCCGATGGACCCCAGGACCCGCGGCAGACCGGAGAATTGGGCCCCACCGACACCGAGCACCTGACCGACGACACCAAGAACCGGGCCGGCGACGTCAGCGCCAGAAGAGACAGGGAGCGCGACGGTTAG